ccccctgggaggtgaggggagcaataaACGTGCGTGTGTCTCCAGGCTTTGCTTTTTATCtattgatttatcagatttaattttttattatctatagcagggatgtcaaaagtgtgccagaggccatttgcggcccacagctaaagttttaaaggcctacggcacattttaaaaatactattaaaataaaaaaaaacataacaaaagtgaaattaaaaagcttgaaggttaaatgtcatttagaaaaagttgcaacgttgactaataaaacaaagctgtttttttttctttcaaactgtcattgctcaaaacataatattgaatcaaaatcaatgttattatgaattattgacctatacaaagttcccattacttcacatgaaatatcaatcaatcaatgtttatttatatagccccaaatcacaaaggtctcaaaggactgcacaaatcattacgactacaacatcctcggaatattccacttagaaagatatttttggtggaagatttggcaaatttagtaaataaataacccaaaaaattatattttgttgttttcttactgtactgaaaatgaaccaaaccgtgacctctaaactgaggtacgtaccgaaccaaaatttttgtgtaccgtcacACCCCTACAACATTAGTATTTTGTGGCGTGCCACATTAAAATTATGGGACAGGCCATATTTACACTAAGtggtggaccacaataaaatGTTTGTGGCCcacataaaattacattttgGGCCACATTAGTATTTTGTGGCATGGCAAGTTAAAATGTTACTTGCCATATTTAAATTTAAGTTGTGGCCCACAACAAATGGGGTGGGGCACATAAATGTTGTGGCAGGCCCCCTTAGAATGTTGAAATGATCAGAAGAGCCAtttttaaatgaagtggcggttcACAATTAATGGTATTGCAGCTCACATAAATTGATGGAGGGGCACATTAAAATTATGGGACTTATGTTTAATTGAAGTGGCAGTCCATGTTAAAATGATAGTGGCGCACATAAAATGATGGATTGGGCACATTAATATGATGTGGAGGGCCCCTTTAAAATAATGCAGCAGACAACATTAAATTAAATGGTGGACAACATCAAATGACGTTTCGGGCCTGGTTAGTATTTTGTGGCGTGCCACGTTAAAATGCTGGAACAGGGCCGTTTAAGTTGTCACAAAATTCTACTTCAACCATGTTGGTGCTGGGGTGggggactacataaaatgatgtggctgccACATTAAAATTATGGGACAGGCAATATTTACATGACGTGGCAGTCCACAATCATACCTACATTAGTATTTTGTGGCGTGCCACCTTAATGATGTTACTTGCCATGTTTAAATGAAGGggcagtccacaaaaaaaatgatGTGGGGGACAACAATAGAATGATATTGtggcccacttaaaatgatgaggtgggccacaataaaattatgtgggGGGCCACCTTAGAATTTGTGCTGTACTACATTAAAATTATGTTTAAGTGGCGGTCCACATTAGAACgacgtggtgggccacaataaatgaaatGGCGGCGAAACTTAGGCCCTGTGCCGTGAGTTTGACATGTGGCCTATACCGGTCACGAATGTGTGATTGTGTCTCGCAGACGAAGAGATTGACGTTGTGACGGTGGGGCATTGCTCTTCGATCTCAGCCTgccagcagaagaagaagaaggaggagcagcagcagcggaggaagaagaaggaggagcgGATGAAGAAGGAGCAGCAGCAGAGAAAGGAGGAGGAGGAtcggaggaggaagaagaaggagCAGCAGCGGAGAAAGAAGGAGCAGCAGCAGAAAAAGGAGCGGCAGCAGCGGAGGAAGAAGAAGGAGAGGCGGAGGAAGAAGaaggagcagcagcagcagaggaaggaggaggaggagaagcggAGGAAGAAGAGGGAGAAGCGGAGGAAGAAGAAGGAGCAGCAGCagaggaaggaggaggaggaggagcggaGGAAGAAggaggagcagcagcagcagagggagaagaaggaggaggagcggAGGAAGAAGGAGCAGCAGAGGAAGGAGGAGTGGAAGAAGGAGGAGCAGCAGAGGAAGGAGGAGCAGCAGAGGAAGGAGGAGTGGAAGAGGAAGGAGCAGCAAGAGAAGGAAGAGCAGAGTGCTTTCCAGCTGTTAGTGATCCAGCAGCAGCACAACTACGCTGCGCGTCTGCCCTCCATCTCACTCTGCTCGTCCAACAAGGATGTGTTGTGTTTCCCTCACAGCTCCTCCTCCTCTCGGAGCTCCACGGACTCAGCGGAGGAGGACGAGCGGCGGCGGACACACAACGTGATGGAGCGCCAGCGGCGCAACGGGGAGAAGAGCAGCTTTGACAGACTGCGCAAGAACTTGTGGGAGCCGTCCTCCAACAACAAGTGGTCCAAGATTTGGATCCTGAAGAAGGCCAGAAGCTGCATCTGCCGCCTGAAGAAGGACGCCGCCAGGCTGCAGACCCAAAGGAGGAAACTTCGAGCCAGACACAAAGCGCTCAAAGCCAGACTGCAGAAGCTCACAGGTGACGGTGcacagtgggcggggcttgtgaAACTGGAAACGGCCAAGGGAGcacagtgggcggggcttgtgaAACAGGAAATGGACAACGACTGAGTATTGAATGGACATGGGagacatcacacttcaacatgtgAGATACACCTTTGAATAGATTGAGGTTGTCGCCATAGCAACCTATGATCCTTCCATCAGCTTCTTTGCTCCAGTAGAACCTCAAGATGTAGAGTTCTTCTTGCTGCTCAAAGCTTTCAGGCGGATCCTTGCCTCCCTGAATGACACCTTCAGGTTCTGCAGGGAGGAATGCGTCACGTTGCTTCTTCAACTTGGCAAACGTGAGCCCAGCTGTGaaatgtcacttcctgtttgagGGTCAACAGGAAGTGAGTTGCAATCACCTTATTTGCATTGCGACAACAGCAGCAAGTTGTAGCATTAAAGGGtatgactagggctgggcgatatatcgatacaaacgatatatcgcagctttgtctctgtgcgatatagaaaatgactatatcgtaatattcgagtatatgttctcacgcagttgcttttagctgcgggcattacactacagagacggaaaacaagcccgccttcttacatacgtcacatactctcgtgCGTCTGGCATCATAgctctcgccgaccagagaggtagcagcatggctaacgttagctgaggcaggtcgagcgagcttgtgacaatacaagagagagatggtgcgaaacttatcacaaatggaggaagaacaataaatgcccaaaataaagagcaggggatccatcatctggcagtggtttggcttcaagtgggaagatattcagcagacaacagcaatatgcaaagtatgcagcagaagtgttactacaaaaaggtagcaacactattagtttgttctttcatttaaaaattcacCCATAAGAGAATGAacagtatttaaaggggaacattatcagcagacctatgtaagcgtcaatatataccttgatggtgcagaaaaaagaccatctatttttttaaccgatttccgaactctaaatgggtgaattttggcgaattaaacgcctttctgtttatcgcgctggaggcgatgacgtcagaatgtgacgttgccgaggtaacacacccgtcattttcattttctacacattacaaacaccgggactcagctctgttattttccgtttttttgattattttttggaaccttggagacatcatgcctcgtcggtgtgttgtcggagggtgtaacaacactaacagggagggattcaagttgcaccactggccccaagatgccaaagtgtctgccgccagacacccattgaatgtgccagtgtctccacatttgaccggcgatgctaaggcagacatggcacagagatgtatggataacctgcagatgcatttgcaacgatagtcaatgaaattacaaaggtgagttttgttgatgttgactgccagctaatcgatgctaacatgctatttaccggcggtgctaaagcagacatggcacagagatgtatggataacctgtagatgcatttgcaactatattacgtttccttccacccacatttaatgcgaaacaaacacttaccaatcgacggatttaagttgatccagtgtcacaagatgcgaaagtcctgatcgtttggtccgcacattttaccggcaatgctaacgcagctattcggccatgctatggctatgaatagcgtcaatagctattcgctcaatagcttcagtttcttcttcaatactttcatactccaaccatctgtttcaatacatgcgtaatctgttgaatcacttaagtcgctgaaatccgagtttgaatccgagctaatgtcgctatatcttgctgtggtattcccattgtttgtttacattggcagcactgtgtgacgtcacagggaaatggccagtgtcttcgcagagagcgaaaataaggcactttaaagctttatttagggatattcccagaccgttaaaattttgaaaaaaaaataaaaaaatacaacaggccactgggaactgatttttattgtttttaacccttttgaaattgtgataatgttcccctttaataaaaacagttttggtcaattgacttagttgtgatttccctctgcatgaaagtttaaaagtagcatatatgaatgcagtatgaagaagaatgtttgaaagtagacacatagaatcatcatactgcagtcATTATATGCATGAAGTgtccattcaaggctaaggcaaaatatcgtaatatatatcgtacatcgcaatatggcataaaaatagagcgatattaataaaagccatatcgcccagccctaggtatGACACATTTTTGTTACGGTCGGGTTTAGCAGAGTGCAGGAGTTAGATGTTCTCCAACTCTCCTCACCTAATCTTTCTAGCAAGGAGACTAAGGATGAAGCAAGTTAATGATATTTCCACTATGAAAGTTTCCTCATAGgagcccagcaggcacaagacattcaTACCAGTTGATTATAcgtacgtacatgtcctttaaaatgaCTTTGgaacaacattgcaaaatagttgtattggtAAATTGATGTTGGATCCAAGttgttagttgggaaatgaccaaatttcattagtcaaatcaacgtcagaacccaacgttgattaaacgttgtcaaaaattgtatttgtgttgaatattggttgggaaaagaccaaatttcaatggttaaatcaacattagaacccaaaatagattaaacgtcaaaaagaatgttgtatttgtgttgtagaatattggttgggaaatgaccaaaattcaatggtcaaatcaacgtcagaacccaacattgaataaagggcgtgaaaaagcatgttgtttcaacgttgtgtttaaGTTGCTCAGCGTCAGGACCGAGTTCCAGCAGTTCTCAACGTTGCTTTAATGTCTCGTGCCTGCTGAGAAGTTAGTCATGTTGTGAATTTGCCCCGCCCTCTTTGTCCAATCTCTGGAAACTCATCccaattgtttttgttgttaaaaGGTTAATAAATTAAAAACTGTCTTAATGTTTAATCGACATGTCAGAAATCATAACTACGCCTCAACTATGTCAGAATCTCCCCAAACCTCTTCCATTGGTTTTTGCTGCAAAGACTACTATAATAATTACCTTAACAAATTTGATTGATAACCAGCGCCATAAAACGTTAACTTAAAAATGATTAATAGTTTGACCGAAATTATTTTCCGCATCAACAATTGGCATAATTGCCatccctcccggattttccgagagattcccgaaattcagcgcctctcccgaaaaccccccggggctaattttctcccgaaaatctccccgaaattcaggcggagatggaagccacgtcccctccagctccatgtggacctgagtgacgtccgctttcccacaatataaacagcgtgtctacccaatgacgttataactgtagaatgatcgagggcgagttcttggtttcttgtgtgggtttattgttaagcagtttcattaacgtcctcccagtgcagtaacaacacacaacaacagcagtcacgttttcgtcttcCGTAAAGCAGTCCGTCTGCCGTAAACaccaatgttgtgacactcttaaacaggacaatactgccatctactgtgcatgtatatgtgaaaataacatctacggcttttagactAGCTAACATATATTCCCCGCCCCCACACACACAATTTGGACTGTGATCCTAATTTTTACCCCTGTTGGCGTTTGcaatctttatcttcatcatttatttcaactgTATGATATTCAAGTATGATATTTTCTTATGTAATTAATTtaattgacaagcaattctattatggtcatactcttgtttgctagcagctacgatttcagtactattgaagatatTTGCTCCTCAACTCTCTGGTAATATTAATTTCACAAAATGCAACCAATAGTGCGTTAATGTTGAATCTTACtcgtgaaaagtaatcccctgaTTCCTATTTTCagcagtccgctcatttgagcaggaaaacgttggacaccatctttgttttctacctgtctgGTGTCAGTTtgggctgctcgccggctcctcatcaccacttcaagatggcggcccaatttctcgcgtcacggcaggcaatgctgcgtctacttgtAACATGTCTATGGTCCAACACACACACGCGAGCTAACTGGGCTAACGTTCGCGACTCACGTGACTGAGGCACCCCACGTGACCTACGGAGGCCTGGGACGGACAAACAAGACGACTTATTTTCTGACGTCCACAAAGTGGATTCACGTCACTTTAGCTGACTCGACActttattagtgaagtgaagtacatttatatagcgcttttttctagtgactcaaagcgctttacatagtgggtgggtaaagtctcttgcctaaggacacaacggcagtaactaggatggcacaagcgggaatcgaacctgcaaccctcaagttgctggcacggccactctaccaaccgagctatgccgtaacTTGCCATCTATTGTACACCATTTAAACAGCTGAGTGTGTAAAATAGACTCAGCCTATTTTAATGCATCTAAAGTGCTTCTTGGATTTGTTTTCcaatattattttttcttttatgtttcaatcaatcatccatttcCGAACACATGCGTCATGTTTATTCCTAGTATTTATTATTCCatatttcaagtatttttttaaaaattgtatccTAATTTAGAAGCGTGTCTTCCAGTTTGTGTCTACTATAAGTCATATTTGGGATAtacatttttacatgttttaaagagaaaaaaaaaatactatacaatGTTATCTATCAACTCATTCAGAATTGGATGtttatttagatcaggggtcaccgcgggcaccaggtcgcccgtaaggaccagatgagtcgcccgctggcctgttctaaaaatagctcaaatagcagcacttaccagtgagctgcctctatttttttaattgtatttatttactagcaagctggtctcgctttgctcgacatttttaattctaagagagacaaaactgaaatagaatttgaaaatccccaaaaatatttcaaagacttggtcttcacttgttgaaataaatgtatttatttttttactttgcttcttataactttcagaaggacaatgttagagaaaaaatacaacttttaaaatgattttaggatttttaaacacatataccttttaaattccttcctcttctttcctgacaatttaaatcaatgctcaagtaaattatttttttattgttaagaataataaatacatttttatctaattcttcattttagcttctgtttttttgacgaataatatttgtgaaatatttcttcaaactgaagattaaaatgaaaaaaaaaaaacgaattctggcaaatctagaaaatctgtaaaatcaaatttaaatcttatttctaagtcttttgaatttcttttaaaattgttctagaaaatctagaagaaataatgatttgtctttgttagaaatatagcttggtccaatttgttatatattctaacaaagtgcagattggattttaacctatttaaaacatgtcatcaaaattttaaaattaattttaattagaaaaaattactaatgatgttccataaattatttttttaattttttcaaaaagattcgaattagctagtttttcagttctttttttcagttgaatttttgaattttaaagagtcgaaattgaagatacactatgtttcaaaatttaatacattttttgtgtgtgttttctcctcttttaaaccgttcaattaagtgttttcttcatttattctctacaaaaaaccttccgtaaaaggaaaaaaatgtacgcctgaatgatagacagaaatccatccatccatccatccatttctaccgcttattccctttcggggtcgcggggggcgctggtgcctatctcagctacaatcgggcggaaggcagggtacaccctgatagacagaaataccctttaaaaaaaaaaaaatatatatatatacatatatatatatatagatatttattaaaggtaaattgagcatttggacatttctggcaatttattcaagtgtgtatcaaactggtagcccttggcattaatcagtacccaagaagtagttcttgctttcaaaaaggttgctgacccctggattAGAAGTGCTTTAATAATTTTTGATTGACGGTACAGTGTGATGATTGACAGGCGGAACCTCTTAATACATGACGTCAGAACACGTTCAACTCTTCACGATTATTCTTGTTTACAAACAGTTGTACGCGTTTGACTATATAATAACCCTGGTGGGGTCGGACATTGGGGTTAAAAATGGTATTAAAAACATCAACTTAATTTGCTGGTACCTGTAAAATGTTTTATAACCTAAAAATCACAAAAGTTCGACCAAATATTTCTGCTGCACAAGATTGGGACAAAGTGACGTATTGGCGCTTTAATGGCAATGACAAGCACACAGTCGCCCTCTAGTGGGCCAAATGTAAAGTGCATTGCTTTAATGAAAATATTTGTGTCAAATTAGAAGTATAAACTCCCCCAAATATTAACTTCAAGGTTAGAGTCAAGATGTTTGATTTGGTTTGAgcagcatagctcagttggtaataataataataataacaataatacattttatttgatattgcgcttttctaagcactcaaagacgctttgcaggataaaaaagaattaaaatataaaacaattttaagtaaaaatataaaatacaggaaatgtagagtggccatgccagcaacttgagggttccaggttcgattcccacttccaccatcctagtcactgccgttgtgtccttgggcaagacacttgacccacctgctcccagtgccacccacactgctttaaaatgtCACATAAagtgctttaagtcactagagaaaagcgctacataaatataattcacttcacatttatagTCTAAGTCTGAGTTTGTGCCAACATTCAGAACTGGATTGAGAGAAAGTCTCCCAAATTTCAATTCCATGACTTTGAATCGACAGCAAGCAGGGTCATAATTCCATGAAGTTGCAATGTTTCATTTTAGAATATTACACAACTTTTCCATATACTTGACTTTTCCCCATAATTCATAGACATCTGACAATGAAACTCATGTAAACATTAATTACAGCAATTGTTTTTCCTTGACAAGAATCTTTTGTATAATAGATCactttttttatacatattaCAACTTTTAAATGATGCAAAATTCATTTTCCAAATAAcagcttcacttgtttaaaatgcaaggacatttgtttttaaatttaagtatttttttttagtatttaaaagcaagggtgtccaaactgctgcccccgcgacccgacctcggataagcggaagatgatggatggatggatggtgtccaaacattttccactgagggcccaacactgaaaaataaaagcatgcaggggccattttgattttgattttattttcccACTACcaataaataatataatgtaaCTTTTAGGGCTTCCCTCAATTTTGGTGAATGTTGAAAGTCCCGAGGACCAAAAAGTGTGTcattcattaaaatgttaaaaaataagtaaatatatgtttttttgttttaccatagatcaacttcagatctgttgcCATATggcttttttcttttaataattttttttaagaaaccaaGTTTTTTTAatagcacaaaatatgcaat
Above is a genomic segment from Nerophis ophidion isolate RoL-2023_Sa linkage group LG02, RoL_Noph_v1.0, whole genome shotgun sequence containing:
- the LOC133546125 gene encoding uncharacterized protein LOC133546125 isoform X1 encodes the protein MFITKAEGIMEGLPYISYFFDEEFFQKLLKDLQSIGTPPQSPAKKTGGDDDQLGHILDDHDVQLNWNCSVYRADGASAGKPPSLLVRSGKDKLASSMSSDIDVEGLDDQNLTATRDSSETMSDYGAELSLYLSSDSDEEIDVVTVGHCSSISACQQKKKKEEQQQRRKKKEERMKKEQQQRKEEEDRRRKKKEQQRRKKEQQQKKERQQRRKKKERRRKKKEQQQQRKEEEEKRRKKREKRRKKKEQQQRKEEEEERRKKEEQQQQREKKEEERRKKEQQRKEEWKKEEQQRKEEQQRKEEWKRKEQQEKEEQSAFQLLVIQQQHNYAARLPSISLCSSNKDVLCFPHSSSSSRSSTDSAEEDERRRTHNVMERQRRNGEKSSFDRLRKNLWEPSSNNKWSKIWILKKARSCICRLKKDAARLQTQRRKLRARHKALKARLQKLTGDGAQWAGLVKLETAKGAQWAGLVKQEMDND
- the LOC133546125 gene encoding uncharacterized protein LOC133546125 isoform X2, producing MFITKAEGIMEGLPYISYFFDEEFFQKLLKDLQSIGTPPQSPAKKTGGDDDQLGHILDDHDVQLNWNCSVYRADGASAGKPPSLLVRSGKDKLASSMSSDIDVEGLDDQNLTATRDSSETMSDYGAELSLYLSSDSACQQKKKKEEQQQRRKKKEERMKKEQQQRKEEEDRRRKKKEQQRRKKEQQQKKERQQRRKKKERRRKKKEQQQQRKEEEEKRRKKREKRRKKKEQQQRKEEEEERRKKEEQQQQREKKEEERRKKEQQRKEEWKKEEQQRKEEQQRKEEWKRKEQQEKEEQSAFQLLVIQQQHNYAARLPSISLCSSNKDVLCFPHSSSSSRSSTDSAEEDERRRTHNVMERQRRNGEKSSFDRLRKNLWEPSSNNKWSKIWILKKARSCICRLKKDAARLQTQRRKLRARHKALKARLQKLTGDGAQWAGLVKLETAKGAQWAGLVKQEMDND